A genomic stretch from Engraulis encrasicolus isolate BLACKSEA-1 chromosome 12, IST_EnEncr_1.0, whole genome shotgun sequence includes:
- the setdb2 gene encoding histone-lysine N-methyltransferase SETDB2 — protein sequence MDTTLLNNIEKAKDFWRNVNVDNVFDMLLQCLMNLRDAIKTKTASDNEYAQSMLILQSCGISDTLNMKHFAIQEVVIGEDFLTNTEFGCLQLPSKENQLLERLESDEQNGSSDDTHDSQVPVILNHKDPLTPPSPHQNLFDLMLLSTMPSPQLPDNNLDSLYPKDPPGDHHCGPLCVTAIPRHPDHFLGQNPLRAPLLCKFRRQCFGRTRYSSSNPDNTAATTTSSSSSSSPPSPDGDDGEAAEKEGEAGVVYKAPCGRLLGSFAEVWRYLHKTEAFGVLQPWNFSFCPAVQPERLPLAATVSKRDLSRGVESVPVQLCNEVDASQPTEFRYRRERWPHGCFLCAGAGAGAGELFSACCDCTDGCADSSSCACLQLSQKAAGGEAVEYYTHQRLRQPVQTGLYECSPWCGCDPVRCQNRLVQHGVRVRLQVFRKKEGGWGVRCRDDLDSGTFVCTYAGVVLRTEQSTEESPPRKAPREEPMSDDEVEVVEEWTHPVLPPAGSLSADTDTCAPSHIPVIQGPADHTGASTDAEQDTLIRIVKIGPEVEEHMMETDEKPEEENKAPQLRPTTIPTTTTTSTTTTKTTNHLEGVQKSSSHTKQSYYLDATKEGNVGRFINQSSRPNLFVQNVFVDTHDPLFPMVAFFTSRTVKSGTELTWSNSEDHINGN from the exons ATGGATACAACGTTACTTAATAATATAG AGAAAGCCAAGGACTTCTGGAGAAATGTGAACGTGGACAACGTTTTTGATATGCTATTGCAATGCCTGATGAACTTAAGAGATGCTATCAAGACGAAGACTGCTTCAGACAATG AGTATGCCCAGAGCATGCTCATTCTCCAGAGCTGTGGGATAAGTGACACACTGAACATGAAACATTTTGCCATTCAAGAAGTTGTCATCGGGGAAG ATTTTTTAACAAACACTGAATTTGGTTGTTTGCAACTTCCGTCAAAAGAAAATCAACTTCTGGAAAGGCTGGAAAGTGATGAGCAGAATGGAAG TTCTGACGACACCCATGACTCTCAAGTCCCGGTCATCCTGAACCACAAGGACCCTCTGACGCCGCCGTCACCCCACCAAAACCTCTTCGACCTCATGCTGCTCTCCACCATGCCCTCGCCTCAGCTGCCGGACAACAACCTGGACAGTTTATACCCCAAAGACCCGCCAGGCGACCACCACTGCGGCCCGCTCTGCGTAACCGCCATTCCCCGCCACCCGGACCACTTCCTGGGCCAGAACCCCCTCAGGGCGCCCCTGTTGTGCAAGTTCCGGCGCCAGTGTTTCGGCCGGACCCGCTACTCCTCCTCCAACCCGGACAAtactgccgccaccaccacctcctcctcttcctcctcctcaccacccagCCCTGACGGCGATGATGGGGAGGCggcggagaaggagggggaggctGGTGTGGTCTACAAAGCTCCTTGCGGGCGACTGCTGGGCAGCTTCGCGGAAGTCTGGCGCTACCTGCACAAGACGGAGGCGTTTGGCGTGCTGCAGCCGTGGAACTTCAGCTTCTGCCCGGCGGTGCAGCCGGAGCGACTGCCTCTCGCCGCCACGGTCAGCAAGCGCGACCTGAGCCGGGGGGTGGAGTCCGTCCCCGTGCAGCTCTGCAACGAGGTGGACGCCTCGCAGCCGACGGAGTTCCGCTACCGCCGGGAGCGCTGGCCGCACGGCTGCTTCCTGTGCGCGGGCGCAGGGGCAGGGGCGGGGGAGCTGTTCTCTGCCTGCTGCGACTGCACAGACGGCTGCGCAGACAGCTCCAGCTGCGCCTGCCTGCAGCTGTCTCAGAAGGCCGCTGGAGGGGAAGCGGTGGAGTATTATACGCATCAGAGGCTCAGGCAACCTGTGCAGACGGG GCTGTATGAGTGCAGTCCGTGGTGTGGCTGCGACCCGGTTCGCTGCCAGAACCGGCTGGTCCAGCACGGCGTGCGCGTTCGTCTGCAGGTGTTCCGCAAGAaggaggggggctggggggtgcGCTGTCGTGACGACCTGGACTCAGGAACCTTCGTTTGCACATACGCAG GTGTGGTGCTGAGGACGGAGCAGAGCACGGAGGAGTCGCCTCCGCGTAAAGCCCCCCGAGAGGAGCCCATGTCAGATgacgaggtggaggtggtggaggagtggaCCCATCCAGTCTTGCCGCCGGCCGGGTCATTATCCGCAGACACAGACACCTGTGCCCCCTCCCACATCCCCGTCATTCAAGGGCCCGCAGACCACACGGGAGCCAGCACAGACGCAGAGCAGGACACACTCATTAGAATTGTGAAAATAG GTCCAGAGGTGGAGGAGCATATGATGGAGACTGATGAGAAACCAGAGGAGGAGAATAAGGCACCCCAACTCAGGCCGACAACaataccaaccaccaccaccacctccaccaccacaacaaaaacaacaaaccatCTGGAGGGCGTCCAGAAAAGCAGCAGCCACACTAAGCAGAGTTATTACCTTGATGCCACAAAAGAAGGCAACGTTGGCCGATTTATCAAT CAAAGTTCAAGGCCCAACTTGTTTGTGCAGAACGTCTTTGTGGACACCCATGAccctctgttccccatggtggcTTTCTTCACAAGCAG GACTGTAAAGTCAGGAACGGAACTCACCTGGAGTAACTCTGAGGATCACATCAATGGCAACTGA